A section of the Amycolatopsis sp. AA4 genome encodes:
- the recF gene encoding DNA replication/repair protein RecF: protein MYLRHLQVTDFRSWPLADLALEPGPVVLVGQNGRGKTNLLEAIGYVATLGSHRVATDAPLVRHGCERALVRVAVVNEDRELTVELEITPGRANRARVNRGAVGKPRDVLGILRTVLFSPEDLSLVRGDPSERRRFMDELLVLRAPRYAGVRADYEKVLKQRNALLKTAGKRRTGREDPYALSTLDVWDDHLSVAGAQLLAARLNLIADLAPYTADAYMGVAPDSRPAKIAYKSSLGEALPPSYGVPGGERAEPEVLRELLLKALADTRRQELERGISLVGPHRDELELILGEAPAKGYASHGESWSFALALRLGSYELLRAEAGEPVLLLDDVFAELDRKRRARLAEVAAGAEQVLITAAVAEDVPTELAGARFTVADGEVNRA, encoded by the coding sequence GTGTATCTGCGACATCTCCAGGTCACCGACTTCCGGTCCTGGCCGCTGGCCGACCTCGCCCTCGAACCGGGGCCGGTCGTGCTCGTCGGCCAGAACGGCCGGGGGAAGACGAACCTGCTCGAAGCGATCGGCTACGTGGCGACCCTCGGTTCGCACCGGGTCGCCACGGACGCCCCGCTCGTCCGCCACGGCTGTGAGCGCGCGCTCGTCCGGGTCGCGGTCGTCAACGAAGACCGCGAGCTGACGGTCGAACTCGAGATCACGCCCGGCCGCGCCAACCGTGCCCGCGTGAATCGCGGCGCGGTCGGCAAGCCGCGGGACGTGCTCGGCATTCTGCGTACGGTGCTGTTCTCTCCGGAGGACCTCTCGCTGGTGCGCGGCGACCCGAGCGAACGCCGTCGGTTCATGGACGAACTGCTCGTGCTTCGCGCGCCTCGGTACGCAGGCGTGCGCGCGGACTACGAGAAGGTGCTTAAGCAGCGCAACGCGCTTCTCAAGACCGCGGGCAAACGACGTACTGGCCGCGAAGACCCGTACGCGCTGTCGACGCTCGACGTGTGGGACGACCATCTCTCGGTGGCTGGCGCGCAGTTGCTGGCGGCACGGTTGAACCTCATCGCGGACCTCGCGCCGTACACGGCTGACGCTTATATGGGAGTCGCGCCTGACTCTCGTCCGGCGAAGATCGCGTACAAGTCTTCGCTCGGCGAAGCGCTTCCGCCGTCGTACGGAGTGCCTGGCGGCGAGCGGGCCGAGCCGGAGGTACTGCGCGAGCTGTTGCTGAAGGCGCTGGCTGACACGCGGCGGCAGGAACTGGAGCGAGGGATCAGTCTCGTCGGCCCGCATCGGGACGAATTGGAGCTGATCCTCGGCGAGGCGCCGGCGAAGGGATACGCGAGTCACGGCGAGTCGTGGTCGTTCGCGCTCGCGTTGCGGCTCGGAAGTTACGAACTTCTGCGTGCCGAAGCGGGCGAACCGGTCTTGTTGCTGGACGATGTGTTCGCCGAACTCGACCGCAAGCGCCGGGCCCGGCTGGCCGAGGTCGCCGCGGGCGCCGAACAGGTGCTCATCACCGCGGCGGTGGCCGAGGACGTGCCCACCGAGCTCGCCGGAGCGAGGTTCACGGTGGCCGACGGGGAGGTGAACCGTGCCTGA
- a CDS encoding DciA family protein, which translates to MTNRPDGGLDTPEARVNPRNPVRDATERDSSTGPNETPAGDKPSGRDLAHAALEAAKAKARERGAPPNLRRGRITGGGGQNRARRRWSGPGADPRDPQPLGRLVSRLISDSGWQDTMTNARVFGQWARLVGEDVAEHAQPVALKDGELTVRASSTAWATQLRLLQGKLLAKIAAGVGNGVVKRMRIQGPTAPSWRKGPRHVPGRGPRDTYG; encoded by the coding sequence GTGACGAACCGGCCGGATGGCGGTCTTGACACCCCGGAAGCGCGGGTTAACCCTCGAAATCCCGTCCGCGACGCCACGGAGCGTGACAGTTCCACTGGGCCGAACGAGACGCCCGCCGGGGACAAACCGAGCGGCCGCGACCTCGCGCACGCCGCGCTCGAGGCGGCGAAGGCCAAAGCCCGCGAACGCGGAGCCCCGCCGAACCTGCGGCGCGGCCGGATCACCGGGGGCGGCGGGCAGAACCGGGCGCGCCGGCGCTGGTCCGGGCCCGGCGCGGATCCGCGCGACCCGCAGCCGCTCGGCAGGCTCGTGTCGCGGCTGATCTCCGACAGCGGCTGGCAGGACACGATGACCAACGCGCGCGTGTTCGGGCAGTGGGCCCGGCTCGTCGGCGAGGACGTCGCCGAACACGCCCAGCCGGTCGCGTTGAAAGACGGCGAGCTGACCGTCCGCGCGAGTTCCACCGCGTGGGCGACGCAGCTGCGGTTGCTGCAGGGCAAATTGCTGGCGAAGATCGCCGCGGGCGTCGGGAACGGCGTGGTCAAGCGGATGCGGATCCAGGGTCCGACCGCTCCGAGCTGGCGGAAAGGCCCCCGGCACGTGCCTGGTCGCGGGCCGCGTGACACGTACGGCTGA